From a single Miscanthus floridulus cultivar M001 chromosome 8, ASM1932011v1, whole genome shotgun sequence genomic region:
- the LOC136474970 gene encoding pentatricopeptide repeat-containing protein At1g05750, chloroplastic-like, translating to MSVAAVPSLALPPPPRSTEESQRAPRHAPRDVVSWTSTMARAARQGDLHAAAASLCAMLSSPAAPAPNDVTLLTVLSACAGSPSSPLARPLALTLHARALKLFPSHLLLCTCLERFYLASRLPHLALQLFDTMPIRSVVTYNTMISGLMRNGLVDAAFEVFDGMPSPDKVSWTALIDGFVKNGRHDEAIDCFRAMLLDGVKPDYITLIAVVSACAEVGALGLGMWVHQLMLKQGLERNVRVANSLIDMYARCGQVNLAAQVFGSIRKRTVVSWNSMIVGFAANGRCTDAIELFEEMRRQGFKPDAVTLTGVLTACSHAGLTEHGLRYYDLMTTEYGVAARMEHYGCVVDLLGRAGRLDEAMHVVETMPMRPNEVVLGALLAGCRMHGDLDMAEQLMQHLFELDPGGDANYVLLSNIYAAVGKWDGAGKVRSLMKARGVKKRPGHSTVEIDGDVHEFVSSDRSHPQAEEIGQMLGLLRHEMAMYVCDDHGSSSLDGD from the coding sequence ATGTCTGTGGCCGCGGTTCCGTCTCTCGCCCTTCCCCCACCTCCGCGCTCCACCGAAGAATCCCAACGCGCACCCCGCCATGCGCCGCGGGACGTTGTCTCCTGGACGTCCACCATGGCGCGCGCGGCGCGACAGGGTGACCTGCATGCGGCGGCTGCGTCTCTCTGCGCTATGCTCTCCTCCCCCGCTGCGCCGGCTCCGAACGACGTCACGCTGCTTACCGTCCTCTCCGCCTGCGCCGGCTCCCCATCCTCGCCGCTAGCCCGCCCCCTCGCCCTCACCCTCCACGCCCGCGCGCTCAAGCTATTCCCCTCCCACCTCCTCCTCTGCACCTGCCTCGAGCGGTTCTACCTCGCGTCCCGCCTCCCGCACCTCGCGCTCCAGCTGTTCGACACAATGCCTATCCGCTCCGTCGTCACCTACAACACTATGATCTCCGGGCTTATGCGGAACGGCCTCGTGGACGCGGCGTTCGAGGTGTTCGACGGGATGCCCAGCCCGGACAAGGTCTCATGGACGGCGCTCATCGACGGGTTCGTCAAGAACGGGCGCCATGACGAGGCCATCGACTGCTTCCGCGCCATGCTGCTGGACGGCGTCAAGCCGGATTACATCACGTTGATCGCCGTCGTATCTGCATGCGCGGAGGTAGGCGCGCTCGGGCTCGGGATGTGGGTGCACCAGCTCATGCTCAAGCAGGGATTGGAGCGCAATGTCCGCGTTGCCAACTCGTTGATCGACATGTACGCGCGGTGCGGACAGGTGAACCTCGCAGCGCAGGTGTTCGGCTCCATTAGGAAGCGGACGGTGGTCTCCTGGAACTCGATGATCGTCGGGTTCGCAGCCAATGGCCGATGCACGGACGCAATCGAGCTCTTCGAGGAGATGCGGAGGCAGGGGTTCAAGCCGGACGCGGTGACGCTCACCGGCGTCCTCACGGCTTGCAGCCATGCCGGTCTCACTGAGCACGGCCTGAGGTACTACGACCTCATGACGACAGAGTACGGTGTCGCTGCGCGGATGGAGCACTACGGGTGCGTGGTCGACCTGCTCGGCCGTGCCGGGCGATTGGACGAGGCGATGCACGTGGTGGAGACGATGCCGATGCGACCCAACGAGGTGGTGCTCGGGGCACTCCTCGCGGGCTGCCGGATGCACGGCGACCTGGACATGGCCGAGCAGCTGATGCAGCACCTCTTCGAGCTAGACCCCGGGGGCGACGCCAACTACGTGCTGCTTTCCAACATCTACGCGGCCGTCGGGAAGTGGGACGGCGCGGGGAAGGTCCGAAGCCTGATGAAAGCGCGCGGGGTGAAGAAACGGCCGGGGCACAGCACCGTGGAGATCGATGGCGACGTGCACGAGTTCGTGTCGAGCGATCGGTCCCATCCGCAGGCCGAGGAGATCGGCCAGATGCTTGGGCTACTGAGGCACGAGATGGCAATGTATGTTTGTGATGATCATGGAAGCAGCAGCTTGGATGGGGATTGA
- the LOC136474971 gene encoding protein CPR-5-like, whose protein sequence is MDGAHIAAASLEAGGASSSASSYGGSASGRSWLRKRVHLRRRVVAVKGGERAGGGDVQDLALPFGMSFAAVLAQVLNRCSGSEGRLGPDVLSKMCTSAVKESLTNIYGDKFRSFMSNFEKAFGSTLRTIHLINETPVYEQDMAQCSYKDGNSVPDEIKLGGADSLPEIKLGGADSQSQIHDVLASSMNNQIVLHTGVNHQLVHLTRSRSNPEIDQHILSVFERSLNEQARSNELKELVIGLTMRKLQLSRSQLALSSDSHMLEKIKVRMGFQKASFKEKKFKTEMEDTKHAELFRKLIDMLLTAVVLMSVCFGYGIYIYSYQRITAATSACAAISREYTSWWMPSSVSAFNSGLLLFKCHVIAATRIFFGILMLLLIGWLIFQRSAMTGPNMPLTFNVMILGVLCGYFGSRCLWLLGVQW, encoded by the exons ATGGACGGGGCCCATATCGCCGCCGCCTCGCTGGAGGCCGGCGGGGCGTCTTCGTCGGCCTCGTCTTACGGCGGCTCGGCGTCCGGGCGCTCCTGGCTGCGGAAGCGGGTGCACCTGCGGCGGCGGGTGGTGGCCGTTAAGGGAGGGGAGAGAGCCGGTGGCGGCGATGTGCAGGATCTCGCGCTGCCTTTCGGGATGTCCTTCGCCGCGGTGCTTGCCCAG GTTCTAAATAGATGCAGTGGTTCTGAAGGAAGATTAGGACCTGATGTCCTCTCAAAG ATGTGTACCTCGGCAGTGAAGGAGTCCTTAACAAAT ATTTATGGTGACAAATTTCGGAGTTTCATGAGTAACTTTGAGAAAGCTTTTGGTAGTACACTGAGAACCATTCACCTTATCAATGAAACACCTGTCTATGAGCAAGATATGGCGCAATGTTCTTACAAAGATGGTAATTCTGTACCTGATGAAATCAAGTTGGGTGGTGCTGATTCATTACCTGAAATAAAGTTGGGTGGTGCTGATTCACAAAGTCAGATACATGATGTCCTGGCGAGTTCCATGAATAATCAGATTGTTCTTCATACGGGCGTCAATCATCAGCTGGTTCACCTTACTCGTAGCAGATCTAATCCAGAAATTGATCAGCACATCCTTAGTGTATTTGAGAGATCTCTGAATGAGCAAGCTCGTTCAAATGAGCTCAAGGAGCTTGTAATAGGACTTACTATGAGAAAATTGCAATTGAGCCGATCTCAGTTAGCTCTGAGCTCCGATTCACACATGTTAGAGAAGATCAAAGTTCGGATGGGATTTCAGAAAGCCTCTTTCAAAGAGAAGAAATTCAAGACTGAAATGGAGGATACAAAACATGCAGAACTTTTCAGGAAACTTATAGATATGCTTCTTACTGCAGTGGTACTCATGTCTGTCTGTTTTGGATATGGAATATATATTTACTCGTACCAGCGTATAACTGCTGCTACTTCAGCCTGTGCAGCAATTTCAAGG GAGTATACATCTTGGTGGATGCCAAGTTCAGTGTCAGCATTCAACTCTGGTTTGTTGCTTTTCAAATGCCATGTGATAGCAGCAACAAGGATATTCTTTGGAATTTTGATGCTCCTATTAATTGGTTGGTTGATATTCCAGCGTTCTGCAATGACTGGACCAAACATGCCATTAACATTCAATGTTATGATATTGGGAGTTCTTTGTGGTTATTTTGGAAGCCGTTGTTTGTGGTTATTGGgagttcaatggtga